A single Lactuca sativa cultivar Salinas chromosome 8, Lsat_Salinas_v11, whole genome shotgun sequence DNA region contains:
- the LOC111900939 gene encoding probable alpha,alpha-trehalose-phosphate synthase [UDP-forming] 7, with amino-acid sequence MQSRSYTNLLELASGNFPVMGREKERRKLTRVMTVPGSITELEDDQASSVASDNHSSLSMDRMIIVANQLPLKAKRRPDNKGWSFTWDDDSLLFRLKDGFPDDMEVLYVGSLNVDVDPIEQDDVAQVLLDRFGCVPTFLPPNLIEKFYDGFCKKQLWPLFHYMLPFSADHGGRFDRSNWEAYVAANKLFSQKVIEVINPEDDFVWIHDYHLMVLPTFLRRRFNRLRMGFFLHSPFPSSEIYRTLPVREEILKALLNSDLIGFHTFDYARHFLSCCSRMFGLEYQSKRGYIGLDYYGRTVGIKIMPVGIHMGQIESVMKLADKEWRVSELKQQFQGKTVLLGVDDLDVFKGINLKLLAMEQMLKLHPSWQGRAVLVQIANPSRGKSGIDFDEIQLEIQESCKRINDQFGKPGYQPIIYIDTPLSVGERVAYYSIAECVVVTAVRDGMNLTPYEYIVCRQGVSGSDPDPDSGGLKKSMLVVSEFIGCSPSLSGAIRVNPWNVESTSEAMNEAISMSDSEKQLRHEKHYRYVSTHDVGYWSRSFLQDMERTCADHFRKRCWGIGLGFGFRVVSLDPNFRKLSIDDIVTAYIKSKKRAILLDYDGTVMPQNSIIKTPSRQVISILERLSGDANNTVFIVSGRGRESLSKALAPCKKLGIAAEHGYFMRRSQDVEWETCGQSTDFGWMQMAEPVMKLYTESTDGSSIETKESALVWQYRDADPGFGFAQAKEMLDHLESVLANEPVAVKSGQYIVEVKPQEASKGMVAEKIFTSMAQNGNQADFVLCIGDDRSDEDMFEIIGNAISKNMLSVNTTVFACTVGQKPSKAKYYLDDTSEVILMLENLAEATDTPVTSEDDESE; translated from the exons ATGCAGTCGAGGTCGTATACGAATCTTTTGGAGTTAGCTTCAGGGAATTTCCCTGTAATGGGGCGAGAAAAGGAGAGGAGAAAGCTGACGAGAGTAATGACTGTTCCTGGAAGTATAACCGAGCTTGAAGATGACCAAGCTAGCAGTGTTGCATCTGATAACCATTCTTCGCTTTCAATGGATAGAATGATTATTGTGGCCAATCAATTACCTCTAAAGGCTAAAAGAAGACCTGATAATAAAGGCTGGAGTTTCACTTGGGATGATGATTCGTTGCTTTTCAGACTCAAGGATGGTTTCCCTGATGATATGGAGGTTTTATATGTCGGTTCCTTGAATGTTGATGTTGATCCTATAGAACAAGATGATGTTGCTCAAGTTTTATTGGATCGATTCGGATGTGTCCCAACTTTCCTTCCTCCAAACCTAATTGAGAAGTTTTATGATGGTTTTTGCAAGAAACAGTTATGGCCACTCTTCCATTACATGCTACCATTTTCAGCTGATCATGGTGGGAGATTTGATCGATCCAATTGGGAAGCATATGTTGCAGCAAACAAATTATTCTCCCAGAAAGTTATCGAAGTGATCAACCCCGAAGATGATTTCGTTTGGATTCATGATTACCATTTAATGGTATTACCCACTTTTTTAAGAAGACGTTTCAATCGTTTAAGAATGGGATTCTTTCTCCATAGTCCATTCCCTTCTTCTGAAATCTACCGAACACTTCCTGTTCGTGAAGAAATCTTGAAAGCTCTTCTCAATTCCGACCTAATTGGATTCCATACTTTTGATTACGCCCGCCAtttcctttcctgttgcagtagAATGTTCGGATTGGAGTATCAATCCAAACGGGGCTACATCGGATTGGATTACTACGGGAGAACAGTCGGAATCAAGATCATGCCAGTTGGAATCCACATGGGACAAATCGAATCAGTGATGAAGCTAGCAGACAAAGAATGGAGAGTCAGTGAACTCAAACAACAATTCCAAGGGAAAACCGTTCTTCTTGGAGTCGATGATTTGGATGTCTTTAAAGGCATAAACTTGAAGCTTTTAGCCATGGAACAAATGCTCAAGCTTCATCCATCATGGCAAGGTCGAGCTGTTCTTGTCCAAATCGCAAACCCTTCAAGGGGTAAATCCGGAATAGAtttcgacgaaatacaactcgaGATACAAGAAAGTTGCAAACGTATCAATGACCAATTCGGTAAGCCCGGGTATCAACCCATAATTTACATAGATACCCCTCTATCAGTAGGCGAAAGGGTAGCTTACTACAGCATAGCCGAGTGTGTTGTTGTAACTGCAGTTCGAGATGGGATGAATTTGACTCCATATGAATACATCGTGTGTAGACAAGGCGTTTCCGGGTCGGATCCGGATCCGGATTCGGGCGGGTTGAAAAAGAGTATGTTGGTGGTGTCGGAGTTTATCGGGTGTTCACCTTCTTTGAGTGGGGCCATTAGGGTCAACCCATGGAATGTTGAGTCAACTTCTGAGGCTATGAACGAGGCTATTTCGATGAGTGATTCGGAGAAACAATTGAGACATGAAAAGCACTATCGATACGTGAGTACACATGATGTGGGGTATTGGTCTAGAAGCTTCTTGCAAGATATGGAAAGAACATGTGCAGATCATTTTAGGAAAAGATGTTGGGGGATtggattagggtttggttttAGGGTTGTGTCTTTGGATCCTAATTTTAGGAAGCTTTCGATTGATGATATTGTGACAGCTTACATAAAGTCTAAAAAGAGGGCAATACTTTTGGATTATGATGGAACTGTTATGCCTCAGAATTCGATTATTAAGACACCAAGTAGACAAGTTATCTCAATTCTTGAGAGACTTTCTGGAGATGCGAATAATACGGTTTTTATTGTTAGTGGAAGAGGTAGAGAAAGCTTGAGCAAGGCTCTTGCTCCTTGTAAGAAGCTTGGAATTGCAGCTGAACATGGCTACTTTATGAG gAGGTCTCAAGATGTAGAATGGGAAACATGTGGACAGAGTACGGATTTTGGATGGATGCAAATGGCTGAACCTGTGATGAAACTATATACAGAATCAACAGATGGATCTTCCATTGAAACTAAAGAAAGTGCTTTAGTTTGGCAATATAGAGATGCAGATCCAGGGTTTGGATTTGCTCAAGCAAAAGAGATGCTTGATCATCTTGAAAGTGTCTTGGCAAATGAACCTGTTGCTGTTAAAAGTGGTCAGTATATTGTTGAAGTCAAACCCCAG GAAGCAAGTAAAGGCATGGTAGCAGAGAAGATCTTTACATCAATGGCACAAAACGGGAATCAAGCAGATTTTGTTCTTTGCATTGGTGATGATCGATCCGATGAAGACATGTTTGAAATTATTGGAAATGCAATTTCCAAAAACATGCTTTCGGTCAACACAACCGTGTTTGCATGCACAGTTGGACAGAAGCCTAGCAAAGCCAAATATTACCTTGATGACACATCAGAAGTTATTCTCATGCTTGAAAATCTTGCAGAAGCCACAGACACTCCTGTCACATCAGAAGATGATGAGAGTGAATAA